The region TTAACATAGGTTATCAACCCAGTACCCATCAGCTTTCCTATATGACAGCAAGGGAAAAAGGATGGTGGGAAGAGGATCTTGCTTCCTATGGTGTGGAAGAAGTGAAAGAATATGAATTTCCGACCGGTGCTCCTGAAATGCAGGCAATGCTTGCAGGAGACCTGGATGTGGCCTATGTCGGCGCTGCACCATTCATATCAGCCTTGAGTAACGGTCTTGATGCCAAAGTAGTTGCAGGCGTGAATTCCCAGGGATCCGATCTTGTATTGCGTCCTGAACATTCCTATGAAGGTCCTGAGGATCTCAAGGGATTGAGCATCGCAACGTTCCCGCCAGGTACAATTCAGGATACAATTCTGCGTGACTGGTTGAAAGATAATGGTGTAGATCCTGATGATGATGTTGATATAAAGCCGATGGGCCCCGGTGATGCCATCTCTGCAATTTCCGCAGGCCAGATTGATGCTGCATTCCTTCCCCACCCTGCTCCAACACTGATTGAACAGGAAGGTAACGGCAGGTCTGTTGTATATTCCGGTGAAATGCTACCTGACCATGCATGCTGTGTGCTTGTTGTAAGTGGAAACCTGATACGCAATCATCCAGAAATGGTAACCGAGATTGTAAATACCCACATAAAAGCCACAGATTATAATCTTGAAAATCAGGATGAAGCTGCACAGATATTTGCAGAAAGACAGGGATGGGAAGTTAATGTGGTCCGTACTTCCATTGATGAATGGGATG is a window of Methanohalophilus mahii DSM 5219 DNA encoding:
- a CDS encoding ABC transporter substrate-binding protein, with translation MKKISKILFLILVVAGSVFLAGCASQDGDGTEEAADVTTLNIGYQPSTHQLSYMTAREKGWWEEDLASYGVEEVKEYEFPTGAPEMQAMLAGDLDVAYVGAAPFISALSNGLDAKVVAGVNSQGSDLVLRPEHSYEGPEDLKGLSIATFPPGTIQDTILRDWLKDNGVDPDDDVDIKPMGPGDAISAISAGQIDAAFLPHPAPTLIEQEGNGRSVVYSGEMLPDHACCVLVVSGNLIRNHPEMVTEIVNTHIKATDYNLENQDEAAQIFAERQGWEVNVVRTSIDEWDGQWIADPAIIADSTVDYAQVQYELGYVNEKFTREDIFDMSFYELAITE